In Horticoccus luteus, the following proteins share a genomic window:
- a CDS encoding glycoside hydrolase family 88 protein: MKLRLLASFLLTFSALWAADPAPGQFSGAAPLEWSQRLARSEMARRGDSLFYGGSNPRARWDYTSSLFGLALLKLGAATGESDYINYGAKTAESFVAADGTIRTYKQADYNLDMMPPGKVLLTRWEDGVREPRFRTALATLRAQITHQPRTSEGGFWHKQRYPDQMWLDGVFMASPFLAQYGRVFGEPALFDDVARQILLMDRHGYDAKTGLHFHAWDEKHAQAWANPQTGQSPNFWSRAEGWYAMALVDSLDFLPPTQPDVDQINDVLRRVADGIVRWQDPASGLWWQVTDQGDRAGNYLEATGSSMFVYALAKGINRGYLPREKYLPAVLRGYAGLIRDFIRTDADGRVNLTHCCEVAGLGYTNSKGRARDGSFDYYVSEPVIENDLKGVGPFILAGIEVQQLLASSAAPVAVRGWGDLDAVLARIQAPEFPAHDFPITDFGAKPGADATAAIRAAIAACHAAGGGRVVVPAGEWLTGAVHLLSNVNLHVTKGATLKFSTRPDDYPVVFTRWEGVEAMSYSPLIYAFEQENIAVTGEGTLDGQADWSNWWAWNKKEKGKKTLQTAARDRLNKMGEAGVPVAERVFGPGSFLRPNFIQPYRCKNVLIEGVTIVRSPMWEIHPVLSQNITVRGVQIHSHGPNNDGCDPESSRDILIERCVFDTGDDCIAIKSGRNNDGRRVNVPSENIVVRDCTMLDGHGGVVLGSEISGSVRNVFIENCRMDSPHLERALRFKSNARRGGVLENVFMRNVTVGRVLEAVLTIDLIYEEGAQGSHPPTVRNVSLDHVTSAASPRVLWVAGFEGATIDDIRLTDCTFNNVTETDLVRHAGRLTFTRTSVEPARKARSLSSPSVAPNP, translated from the coding sequence ATGAAACTCCGCCTGCTTGCCAGCTTCCTTCTGACTTTCTCCGCTCTGTGGGCCGCCGATCCGGCGCCCGGCCAATTCTCGGGCGCCGCACCGCTCGAGTGGTCGCAACGCCTCGCGCGCTCGGAAATGGCGCGCCGGGGCGATTCCTTGTTCTACGGCGGGAGCAACCCACGGGCGCGCTGGGATTATACGTCTTCGCTCTTCGGCCTCGCGTTGCTAAAGCTCGGCGCCGCCACCGGTGAATCGGACTATATCAACTACGGCGCCAAAACCGCCGAGTCGTTTGTCGCCGCTGACGGCACGATCCGCACTTACAAGCAGGCCGACTACAATCTCGACATGATGCCGCCCGGCAAAGTGCTCCTTACGCGCTGGGAGGACGGCGTGCGCGAGCCGCGTTTCCGCACGGCGCTGGCCACGCTCCGCGCCCAAATCACCCATCAGCCGCGCACGAGCGAAGGCGGCTTCTGGCACAAGCAACGCTATCCCGACCAGATGTGGCTCGACGGCGTGTTCATGGCTTCGCCGTTTCTCGCCCAATATGGCCGGGTCTTCGGCGAGCCGGCGCTCTTCGACGACGTCGCCCGGCAGATTTTATTGATGGACCGCCACGGCTACGACGCGAAGACCGGACTGCATTTCCACGCGTGGGATGAAAAGCATGCGCAGGCGTGGGCGAATCCGCAGACGGGGCAGTCGCCGAATTTCTGGAGCCGCGCCGAAGGCTGGTATGCGATGGCGCTGGTCGATTCGCTCGACTTTCTGCCGCCGACGCAGCCGGACGTGGATCAGATCAACGACGTCCTGCGGCGCGTGGCGGATGGTATTGTGCGCTGGCAGGATCCGGCCAGCGGGCTGTGGTGGCAGGTCACCGACCAAGGGGATCGCGCCGGCAATTATCTCGAAGCGACCGGCTCCTCGATGTTTGTCTATGCGTTGGCGAAGGGCATCAATCGCGGCTATCTCCCGCGCGAAAAATATCTGCCCGCCGTCTTGCGCGGTTATGCCGGGCTCATTCGCGATTTCATCCGCACCGACGCCGACGGACGCGTGAATCTCACGCACTGCTGCGAGGTTGCCGGCCTCGGCTACACCAATTCCAAGGGCCGCGCACGCGATGGCTCGTTCGACTATTACGTCAGCGAGCCGGTCATCGAAAACGATTTGAAGGGCGTCGGCCCGTTTATTCTCGCCGGCATCGAGGTGCAGCAACTGCTCGCATCCTCCGCCGCTCCCGTCGCGGTGCGCGGGTGGGGCGATCTCGACGCCGTGCTGGCCCGCATCCAGGCGCCGGAGTTTCCCGCGCATGATTTCCCGATCACGGATTTCGGCGCGAAACCCGGTGCCGATGCCACCGCCGCGATCCGCGCTGCGATTGCCGCGTGTCATGCTGCGGGCGGCGGCCGCGTCGTGGTGCCGGCCGGCGAATGGCTCACCGGCGCGGTTCACCTGTTGAGCAACGTCAATCTCCACGTGACGAAAGGCGCCACGCTCAAGTTCAGCACCCGGCCCGACGATTACCCGGTGGTTTTCACGCGGTGGGAAGGTGTTGAAGCGATGAGCTATTCGCCGCTGATCTACGCATTCGAGCAGGAAAACATCGCCGTGACGGGCGAGGGGACGCTCGACGGCCAGGCCGACTGGTCGAACTGGTGGGCGTGGAACAAGAAGGAAAAAGGGAAGAAAACGCTGCAAACCGCCGCGCGTGATCGCCTGAACAAAATGGGCGAGGCCGGCGTGCCGGTGGCGGAGCGCGTGTTCGGGCCCGGCAGCTTTCTGCGGCCCAATTTCATCCAGCCGTATCGCTGCAAAAACGTGTTGATCGAGGGCGTGACGATCGTGCGTTCGCCGATGTGGGAAATCCATCCCGTGCTTTCGCAAAACATCACCGTGCGCGGCGTCCAAATCCATTCGCACGGCCCGAACAACGACGGGTGCGACCCGGAGTCATCGCGCGACATCCTGATCGAACGCTGCGTGTTCGACACCGGTGATGATTGCATCGCGATCAAATCCGGCCGCAACAACGACGGGCGCCGCGTCAATGTGCCGAGTGAAAACATCGTCGTGCGCGACTGCACGATGCTGGACGGCCATGGCGGGGTGGTCCTCGGCAGCGAGATATCCGGCAGTGTGCGCAACGTCTTCATCGAAAATTGTCGCATGGACAGCCCGCACCTCGAGCGGGCGTTGCGTTTCAAGTCCAACGCCCGTCGCGGCGGCGTGCTCGAAAATGTTTTCATGCGCAACGTCACCGTGGGCCGCGTCCTGGAAGCGGTGCTGACGATCGACTTGATTTACGAGGAGGGCGCGCAGGGTTCGCACCCGCCGACGGTGCGCAATGTTTCGCTTGATCATGTGACCAGTGCGGCTAGTCCGCGGGTGTTGTGGGTGGCCGGTTTTGAGGGCGCCACAATCGATGACATCCGCCTCACCGACTGCACGTTCAACAACGTGACTGAAACCGATCTCGTCCGCCATGCAGGTCGCCTTACGTTCACCCGAACCTCCGTCGAGCCGGCCCGGAAAGCTCGCAGTTTGAGTTCCCCGTCTGTTGCCCCGAACCCCTGA
- the rrtA gene encoding rhombosortase codes for MNELQTSLRRLFARDKFPWVFLALTIFAVVIQLHPAWRAGLIYDRRALQHGEIWRLWSGHFVHFGWPHLVADAGLFLILGRLLERKYPVALRISAVLMPVVISVALYTCDPALERYAGLSAVNLGLLLFYAFQGWQRNRWDWFWPTILAIYIGEVVLEATRGQGHGGGFIQFDDPSIHVATSAHIAGGLYGFALWLCCRRRAKPNAG; via the coding sequence ATGAACGAACTGCAGACATCGCTGCGCCGTTTGTTCGCCCGGGACAAATTTCCGTGGGTGTTCCTTGCGCTGACGATCTTCGCCGTGGTGATTCAGCTCCATCCCGCTTGGCGCGCCGGGCTGATCTACGACCGCCGGGCGCTTCAACACGGAGAAATCTGGCGGCTGTGGAGCGGCCATTTTGTGCATTTCGGCTGGCCGCACCTCGTCGCCGACGCAGGACTTTTCCTCATTCTCGGCCGCTTGCTGGAGCGCAAGTATCCCGTGGCGTTGCGCATTTCGGCGGTGCTGATGCCCGTCGTGATTTCCGTCGCGCTCTATACGTGCGACCCCGCCCTGGAACGCTATGCGGGCTTGAGCGCGGTCAATCTGGGCCTGCTGCTTTTCTACGCGTTTCAAGGCTGGCAGCGGAATCGGTGGGACTGGTTTTGGCCCACGATCCTCGCGATCTACATTGGCGAGGTTGTGCTCGAGGCGACACGCGGCCAAGGCCACGGCGGCGGATTCATTCAGTTCGACGATCCCAGCATCCATGTTGCCACCTCGGCGCACATTGCGGGAGGGCTTTACGGCTTCGCGCTGTGGTTGTGCTGTCGCCGACGCGCAAAACCGAACGCCGGCTGA